A part of Homoserinibacter sp. YIM 151385 genomic DNA contains:
- a CDS encoding metal ABC transporter solute-binding protein, Zn/Mn family, translating to MTRLRARRLALPALLALPALALAGCAGGTPAESGDGTLQVVASTDVYGSLASSVGGDRIDVTSLIEGAAQDPHSYEASARDRLTLSRADLVIVNGGGYDAFATQLLEADASETPVIDAVEVSGVAEGAEDHEHAEDEEHADEAHAEDDEHAEDDEHAEDEHDHEGHDHIEGVNEHVWYDLHAMDALAHEIAHELGELDPEGAETYEQNAAELADRLDEVHDRLHGLEELAAGRDAAITEPVPLYLLADAGLGNATPEAFSEAIEEGADVPPLALQELLDTIDAGDLALLAYNSQTSSPETERVREAAESAGIPVVDFSETLPEGEDYVSWMDDNVDRLEQALTA from the coding sequence GTGACCCGACTTCGCGCCCGCCGCCTCGCCCTCCCCGCCCTGCTCGCCCTCCCGGCGCTCGCCCTCGCGGGATGCGCGGGCGGCACCCCCGCGGAGTCCGGCGACGGCACGCTGCAGGTCGTGGCCTCGACCGACGTCTACGGCTCCCTCGCGAGCTCGGTCGGCGGCGACCGCATCGACGTCACGAGCCTCATCGAGGGCGCCGCGCAGGACCCGCACTCCTACGAGGCGAGCGCCCGCGACCGCCTCACGCTCAGCCGCGCCGACCTCGTCATCGTCAACGGGGGCGGGTACGACGCCTTCGCGACCCAGCTGCTCGAGGCGGATGCGAGCGAGACCCCCGTGATCGACGCGGTCGAGGTCTCCGGCGTCGCCGAGGGAGCCGAGGACCACGAGCACGCCGAGGACGAGGAGCACGCCGACGAGGCCCACGCCGAGGACGACGAGCACGCCGAGGACGACGAGCACGCCGAGGACGAGCACGACCACGAGGGCCACGACCACATCGAGGGCGTCAACGAGCACGTCTGGTACGACCTCCACGCGATGGACGCGCTCGCGCACGAGATCGCCCACGAGCTCGGCGAGCTCGACCCCGAGGGCGCCGAGACCTACGAGCAGAACGCGGCCGAGCTGGCCGACCGCCTCGACGAGGTGCACGACCGCCTGCACGGCCTCGAGGAGCTCGCCGCCGGTCGCGACGCCGCGATCACCGAGCCCGTGCCGCTCTACCTCCTCGCCGACGCCGGTCTCGGCAACGCGACCCCCGAGGCGTTCAGCGAGGCCATCGAGGAGGGCGCCGACGTCCCCCCGCTCGCCCTCCAGGAGCTGCTCGACACGATCGACGCCGGCGACCTCGCCCTGCTCGCCTACAATTCCCAGACGAGCAGCCCCGAGACGGAGCGCGTCCGCGAGGCCGCCGAGTCGGCCGGCATCCCGGTCGTGGACTTCTCGGAGACGCTGCCCGAGGGTGAGGACTACGTGAGCTGGATGGACGACAACGTCGACCGCCTGGAGCAGGCGCTGACCGCGTGA
- a CDS encoding metal ABC transporter ATP-binding protein has translation MSPAAASPTAPVLELTGASLRVGDRELWRELDLVVAEAEFLAVLGANGSGKTSLLRAILGQRALDRGEVRVAGEPARRGDARIGTIPQQRPLPLGTPLRGRDLVALGADGHRFGLPLRSRETRERVDAALAAVGAAHLASTPVSELSGGEQQRLRVAQALVGDPVLLLCDEPLLSLDLPSQQTVASLIDGRRRQAGTAVLFVTHDVNPVLDMVDRILYLANGRFRIGTPAEVLRSEVLSELYGTRVEVLRAAGRVAVVGVPEADVHHGHGHEHAPEHGGELR, from the coding sequence GTGAGCCCAGCCGCAGCATCCCCGACCGCCCCCGTCCTCGAGCTGACGGGGGCGTCGCTGCGCGTCGGCGACCGCGAGCTCTGGCGGGAGCTGGACCTCGTGGTCGCGGAGGCCGAGTTCCTCGCGGTCCTCGGCGCGAACGGCTCCGGCAAGACCAGCCTGCTCCGCGCGATCCTCGGCCAGCGGGCCCTCGACCGGGGCGAGGTCCGGGTCGCGGGAGAGCCGGCGCGCCGCGGCGACGCCCGGATCGGCACGATCCCGCAGCAGCGACCGCTCCCGCTCGGCACGCCGCTGCGCGGCCGGGACCTCGTGGCGCTCGGCGCGGACGGCCACCGCTTCGGCCTCCCCCTCCGCTCGCGCGAGACGCGGGAGCGGGTGGATGCGGCGCTCGCCGCGGTCGGCGCCGCCCACCTCGCCTCGACGCCCGTCTCGGAGCTCTCGGGCGGCGAGCAGCAGCGGCTGCGGGTCGCGCAGGCGCTCGTCGGCGACCCCGTGCTGCTGCTCTGCGATGAGCCGCTGCTGAGCCTCGACCTCCCCTCGCAGCAGACGGTCGCCTCCCTCATCGACGGCCGCCGTCGCCAGGCCGGCACCGCGGTGCTCTTCGTGACGCACGACGTCAACCCGGTGCTCGACATGGTCGACCGCATCCTCTACCTCGCGAACGGCCGCTTCCGGATCGGGACGCCGGCGGAGGTGCTGCGCTCGGAGGTGCTCTCGGAGCTGTACGGCACGCGCGTCGAGGTGCTGCGCGCGGCCGGCCGCGTCGCGGTGGTCGGCGTCCCCGAAGCGGACGTGCATCACGGCCACGGTCACGAGCACGCCCCCGAGCACGGCGGCGAGCTGCGCTGA
- a CDS encoding metal ABC transporter permease, which yields MGDWLSQVFDFRDYGALLALVQNSIIAAALLGVVGGLIGVFIMQRDMAFAVHGISELSFAGAAAALLIGADVVLGSIVGSLIAAGLIGVLGARARDRNSIIGVLMPFGLGLGILLLALYPGRSGNKFGLLTGQIVAVDDPQLGWLAGVAIAVTVVLLLVWRPLSFDSLDPEVAAARGVPSRALSLLFMAMLGLVVAAAVHVTGALLVLALLVTPAAAALRVSANPVLVPVLSIVFALGSAVGGILLALGGTLPVSPYITTISFLIYLVCRLVAWRRDRGRRAARRLAGAQ from the coding sequence ATGGGCGACTGGCTCTCGCAGGTCTTCGACTTCCGCGACTACGGCGCGCTCCTCGCGCTCGTGCAGAACTCGATCATCGCGGCGGCGCTCCTCGGCGTCGTGGGCGGCCTCATCGGCGTCTTCATCATGCAGCGCGACATGGCCTTCGCGGTGCACGGCATCAGCGAGCTCTCCTTCGCGGGGGCGGCCGCGGCGCTCCTCATCGGCGCGGATGTCGTGCTCGGCTCGATCGTCGGCTCGCTCATCGCGGCGGGGCTGATCGGCGTGCTCGGGGCGCGGGCGCGGGACCGCAACTCGATCATCGGCGTGCTCATGCCGTTCGGGCTGGGCCTCGGCATCCTGCTCCTCGCCCTCTATCCGGGGCGCAGCGGCAACAAGTTCGGGCTCCTCACCGGCCAGATCGTCGCGGTCGACGACCCGCAGCTCGGCTGGCTCGCGGGCGTCGCGATCGCGGTGACCGTCGTGCTGCTGCTCGTCTGGCGGCCGTTGAGCTTCGACAGCCTGGATCCGGAGGTCGCGGCGGCACGCGGGGTCCCGAGCCGCGCCCTCTCCCTGCTGTTCATGGCGATGCTGGGCCTCGTCGTGGCGGCGGCCGTCCACGTGACGGGCGCGCTGCTCGTGCTCGCGCTGCTCGTGACGCCCGCGGCGGCCGCGCTGCGGGTGTCCGCGAATCCGGTGCTCGTGCCGGTGCTGAGCATCGTCTTCGCGCTCGGCTCGGCGGTGGGCGGCATCCTGCTCGCGCTCGGCGGCACACTGCCGGTGAGCCCGTACATCACGACGATCTCGTTCCTCATCTACCTCGTCTGCCGCCTCGTCGCGTGGCGCCGGGATCGCGGCCGCCGTGCCGCGAGGCGCCTCGCGGGGGCACAATAG
- a CDS encoding Fur family transcriptional regulator: MVVKRNTWQREAVREALDGREGFVSAQALHSALRDAGSHIGLATVYRALADLEQEGAADSLQQEGENLYRACTPGSHHHHLICRSCGTTVEITADEVEQWAHDVAAKHGFTRPEHIVDVFGLCADCTAAAAAATAGAGTASPAAPPAPAP; the protein is encoded by the coding sequence ATGGTCGTGAAGCGGAACACGTGGCAGCGCGAGGCCGTGCGCGAGGCGCTCGACGGGCGCGAGGGCTTCGTGAGCGCGCAGGCGCTGCACTCGGCGCTCCGCGACGCCGGCTCGCACATTGGGCTCGCGACCGTGTACCGGGCGCTCGCCGACCTCGAGCAGGAGGGCGCCGCGGACTCGCTCCAGCAGGAGGGCGAGAACCTGTACCGCGCCTGCACGCCGGGCAGCCACCACCACCACCTGATCTGCCGCAGCTGCGGCACGACCGTCGAGATCACGGCCGACGAGGTCGAGCAGTGGGCGCACGATGTCGCGGCGAAGCACGGCTTCACCCGCCCCGAGCACATCGTCGACGTCTTCGGGCTCTGCGCGGACTGCACCGCGGCGGCGGCCGCCGCGACCGCCGGCGCCGGCACGGCATCCCCCGCGGCGCCCCCGGCACCCGCCCCCTGA
- the rpmB gene encoding 50S ribosomal protein L28, producing MAAVCQVTGAVPGFGHNISHSHRRTKRRFDPNVQKKKYYVPSLKRTITLTLSAKGIKVIDARGIESVVAELLKRGEKI from the coding sequence ATGGCAGCTGTGTGCCAGGTGACCGGAGCCGTTCCCGGCTTCGGACACAACATCTCGCACTCGCACCGCCGGACGAAGCGCCGCTTCGACCCGAACGTGCAGAAGAAGAAGTACTACGTCCCGTCGCTCAAGCGCACGATCACCCTCACGCTCAGCGCGAAGGGGATCAAGGTGATCGACGCCCGGGGCATCGAGTCGGTCGTGGCCGAGCTCCTGAAGCGCGGGGAGAAGATCTGA
- the rpmG gene encoding 50S ribosomal protein L33: MAKQQDVRPIIKLRSTAGTGYTYVTKKNRRNDPDRLVLKKYDPVIRKHVEFREER; the protein is encoded by the coding sequence ATGGCGAAGCAGCAGGACGTCCGTCCCATCATCAAGCTCCGGTCGACCGCGGGCACGGGTTACACCTACGTGACCAAGAAGAACCGCCGCAACGACCCCGACCGCCTCGTGCTCAAGAAGTACGACCCGGTCATCCGCAAGCACGTCGAATTCCGAGAGGAGCGCTGA
- the rpsN gene encoding 30S ribosomal protein S14 — translation MAKKSKIARNKQRQAVVERYAEKRLELKKALIDPNGTDESREAARQGLQKLPRNASPVRLRNRDSIDGRPRGVLSKFGISRVRFRDMAHRGELPGITKSSW, via the coding sequence ATGGCCAAGAAGAGCAAGATCGCGCGCAACAAGCAGCGCCAGGCTGTCGTCGAGCGCTACGCCGAGAAGCGCCTCGAGCTGAAGAAGGCCCTCATCGATCCGAACGGGACGGACGAGAGCCGCGAGGCCGCGCGCCAGGGGCTGCAGAAGCTCCCGCGCAACGCGTCGCCGGTCCGCCTCCGCAACCGCGACTCGATCGACGGGCGCCCCCGCGGTGTCCTCAGCAAGTTCGGGATCTCGCGTGTGCGGTTCCGCGACATGGCGCACCGCGGCGAATTGCCCGGAATCACCAAGTCTTCCTGGTAG
- a CDS encoding HU family DNA-binding protein, with translation MADSLNKTELVAAIAAESGQSQAAVSGVIDSLFGILAKSVGEGTKVAIPGWLSVERTHRAAREGRNPATGETIQIPAGYGVKVSAGSKLKAAAK, from the coding sequence ATGGCTGATTCACTCAACAAGACCGAGCTGGTCGCCGCCATCGCCGCGGAGTCGGGCCAGAGCCAGGCCGCCGTCTCCGGCGTCATCGACTCGCTCTTCGGCATCCTCGCCAAGTCGGTCGGCGAGGGCACCAAGGTCGCGATCCCCGGCTGGCTGTCGGTCGAGCGCACTCACCGCGCCGCGCGCGAGGGCCGCAACCCCGCGACGGGCGAGACCATCCAGATCCCCGCCGGCTACGGCGTCAAGGTCTCGGCCGGCTCGAAGCTCAAGGCTGCCGCCAAGTAA